From the genome of Thermodesulfobacteriota bacterium:
AGAATGTAGGGGGAATATCCTTTCTACCCCCACCCCATACGAGACCTTCCTGACGATAAAGGTTTCTCTTACCCCGCCGCCCTTTTTCGCTATCACTACACCCTCGAAAACCTGAATCCTTTCCCGGTCCCCTTCCTTGATTTTATAGTGTACGGCGACGGTGTCTCCAGGACGAAAAGCGGGTAAATCCGCCCTCATCGCCGCCCTTTCGATTTCATCTATGACGTTCATTTTCTTTGTCCTCCCTCATATTTTACTCGAGAATAATCTATCTAGTATTATGGAAGCTGCACTCCTTACCGAGAGATGATTGTAATCGGTCAAGCCTTCGATTGGTTTTAGGGCAAAGTCAGCGCTCTCCATCACCTCATTGGCAATTCCCCACCCGGTACCGAAAAGAAGCAGGTACGCCTCAGTACCGCCAAAAATCCTTTCCTTTAGCTCGGAGTAGCCAATCGTGTTCTCCCTTGGTCTTGCGTCGGTTACTACTACCTTGGGTCTTACCCCTTCTATTTGTTCAATTTCCTTAATGGCCTCGTCGAGCGAGTTTTTAATCCGAACGAGCTTGAGCGCTTCGACCCTGGTAGGATTGAATGACGAACCGGGTCCTTCCATCCAATGCTGAAGCACCCTTTCCACCAGTCTTTGCTGCTCCCGGGAAGGTTGCACCAGAAAAAAAACCTTTATCCCATAAGCCCTAGCCGCCCTTGATATATCGTGGATATCCAGATTTACGAAGGCAGTAGTTACAATTTTAAAGCGTTTATTGTAAACTGGATAATGAACTAATGCAACATATACCCTGAAGGAAGGGGGGTTTTGCCTCCTGGTTTCTTTCAAAAATTGAAAATCCTCCTTCTTGAGATTAGCTCTATCCAGCAAGTCCGGTCTACGTAGGAACGTTCTTTTAATACTCTCCTTCCTCCTCCACTTGGCAATCTCCTGGTGATTCCCGGACAGCAAAACCTGGGGAACCCTTTTCCCTTTATACTCTTCCGGCCTAGTATATTGGGGATACTCCAGTAGACCGTCTACGAAGGAATCATCGTAAGGAGACCCTTCATTACCGAGCACGCCGGGAATGAACCTAGATACCGCATCTATTATCACCGAGGCCGCATACTCCCCGCCCGACAACACGTAATCTCCGATGGAGATTTCCCTGTCCACATAGATTTCTCTTACCCTTTCATCTATGCCCTCGTATCTTCCGCAGACCAAGATTATCTGGTCATACCGAGACAGCTCCCTGGCCACTTTGTCGGATAACCTTTCGCCCTGTGGGGTGGTCAGTATAACCACACATTTCAGTCCCTCTACTTTTGTCGACTCTATGGCCCGGCCAAGTGGTTCGGGCGTCATCACCATACCGCTTCCACCTCCATAAGGGCTATCGTCAACCGTCCGGTGCTTATCGTCGGAAAAACTCCTTACGTCGTGGGTGTAAATTTCGAACAATCCCTTCTCCCGCGCCTTATTCAGAATTCCGAGCGAGAAAATGGACTCAAAGAACTGGGGGAATATGGTAAGAATGTCGTATCTCATGACTAAATATGAAGGAAAGAACTATCGAGGTTAGATCAAAACATTCAATCAATTAGTCCTTTGATAGGCAAGATGGTAATGCGTGAGTCTTTAAGGCTTATCTCCTTTATTATGGAATCGACCATGGGGACCAGAAATTCCTTTTTCTTATCCTCGACAACTAGC
Proteins encoded in this window:
- the rplS gene encoding 50S ribosomal protein L19 codes for the protein MNVIDEIERAAMRADLPAFRPGDTVAVHYKIKEGDRERIQVFEGVVIAKKGGGVRETFIVRKVSYGVGVERIFPLHSPLIQMIEVKRQGKVRRAKLYYLRGRSKKASRIKERTGFEKKGKENAQAE
- the trmD gene encoding tRNA (guanosine(37)-N1)-methyltransferase TrmD; protein product: MRYDILTIFPQFFESIFSLGILNKAREKGLFEIYTHDVRSFSDDKHRTVDDSPYGGGSGMVMTPEPLGRAIESTKVEGLKCVVILTTPQGERLSDKVARELSRYDQIILVCGRYEGIDERVREIYVDREISIGDYVLSGGEYAASVIIDAVSRFIPGVLGNEGSPYDDSFVDGLLEYPQYTRPEEYKGKRVPQVLLSGNHQEIAKWRRKESIKRTFLRRPDLLDRANLKKEDFQFLKETRRQNPPSFRVYVALVHYPVYNKRFKIVTTAFVNLDIHDISRAARAYGIKVFFLVQPSREQQRLVERVLQHWMEGPGSSFNPTRVEALKLVRIKNSLDEAIKEIEQIEGVRPKVVVTDARPRENTIGYSELKERIFGGTEAYLLLFGTGWGIANEVMESADFALKPIEGLTDYNHLSVRSAASIILDRLFSSKI